The genomic interval CCTCGGCGTCTTCTACTGGGAGCCCACCTGGACGGCGGTGCCCGGCAACGGCTGGGACCCGACCAACCCCTCCTCGGGCAACGGCTGGGAGAACCAGGCGCTCTTCGACTACGGCGACCGGGCGCTGCCGGGCCTGGCGGTCTTCGGCTCGGTGTAAACGCGGGGCCCGACCCGTCCGGCGTGGTACGCCGGCCGGTGTGCCACTGCCGCGGCGGCCTCGGCCCGGACCCTGCGGGCCGGGGCCGTCGCCGGCTGGGCGACAGCACGCACATAAGATTGGCAGACGTAAATAAAACCTGTTACAAGCTGTTAGCGACAGCCGCGGCTCAGGATCGATGTCCTTCAATGTAATCTGGTAGACGGCGTCCGTTTACCCACCGGCCACCGGATGTAACCAGGAGGACAGGACCCATGCCCCAACTCGCCCTCTTTGCGGCGGACATCGTCGCAGTGACCCTGCTCGTGTTCGGGCTCTACTTTCCACGCCACCGGCGTCGAGACCTCGTCGCCGCGTACCTCGGCGTCAACATCGGGGTGATGGCGGTGGCGAGTTCGCTCGGCACCAGCAGCGCCGGCACCGGCCTGGGTCTCGGTCTGGCGCTCTTCGGGGTGCTCTCCATCATCCGGCTCCGCTCCACCGAACTCGACCAGCACGAGGTGGCGTACTACTTCTCGGCGCTGGCCCTCGGCATCCTCTCCGCCCTCGGCGGCGGCCCGGCCTGGCAGGTACCGACCATGATGGCCCTGATCCTGGTGGTCATGTTCGTCGGCGACCACCCCCGGCTGTTCCGCAGCTACCAGCGGCAGAGCATGTTCCTCGACTCGGCCATCACCGACCACGTCGCACTCGTCGCCTACCTCGAACAGAAGCTCGGCGCCCGGGTGCACTCGGCCAGCGTCCAGCGCCTCGACCTGGTCAACGACACCACCCTGGTCGACGTGCGCTACTCGCACCCGTCGGTGCAGCGGGCTGTCCGCAACGTCACGGTCTCCACCGGTGGGGTGCCCCGATGACCAGCACCGCCGTTGACTGCGCCCTGCCGGGGCACCTGGACCCGATCGGGCTGGACGAACTCACCGAACGCGCCGCGTTGCAGACCCGGGTGGACCGCAAGTACGTGCTGCCGCTGCACGAGGCGCGGGCGGTCGTCGCACAGGTCGGTCCGGACACCCTGGCCCTGGAGATCGACGGACGCCGCTCCTTCGAGTACCGGTCGGTCTACTTCGACACCCCGGAACTGACCAGCTATCTGCTCACCGCCCAGCGCCGGCGGCGCCGGTTCAAGGTGCGCACCCGGACCTATCTCGACTCGGCGGAATGCTGGCTGGAGGTGAAGACGCAGGGTCCCCGGGGCAACACCGTGAAGGACCGGCTGCCGTACCGGGCGGACGACGAGACCAGCCTCTCCCCCGGACGGCAGTTCGTCGACGGCGTACTCGCGCGGGAGTCGATCGAGATCGGCGACCGGGTCTTCGCCCCCGTCCTCGTCACCAGGTACCGGCGCAGCACCCTCTTCCTGGCCGCGACGGTGAGCCGGGTGACCATCGACACCGAGCTGACCTGGGAGGGGGACGACGGGCCGCTCCAGTTGCCGGGACTGGCCGTGGTCGAGACCAAGACCGGGTCGACCGCGTCCTGGGTGGACCGCCTGCTCTGGGCCCGGGGCCACCGGCCGACACGGATCTCCAAGTACGCCACCGGGCTGGCCGCGCTCCGACCGGACCTGCCGTCCGCACCCTGGCGCCGCACCCTGCGCCGGCACTTCACCTTCATCGGGGCCACCGACGGCCACCGGTCCCACCTCGACGTCGACCGGTCCGGCCTCAGCCTCGTGGCGAGTGCGGTCCGTCCCGCGAACAGCTCTGGAACGGAGTAGGGAAGATGCGCACACTCGGCTACTACCTGGCGGGCGTCCTGGTCGCCGCGGCGATCGGCCCGGCGGCGGGGCCCGCTCCGGGATGGGGCGACGGCTCCGACCGTCCGGCGTCGGTCGCCCAGGAGACGGCGGCCCAGACCGGCGGCGAGGCCGCCGCCGGGGCGGCGGGCGGCAGCACCGACGCGGCGGCGGAGGCCCAGGCGGACCCGACCGGCGACATCACGTTCTCGGTGCCGAGCGGCACCTTCCAGGGCGAGGTCTCGGTCGCGCTGGGCAGCACGGTGAGCGGGGCGGAGGTGCGGTACACCACCGACGGCCAGCCGCCGAGCGCCAGTTCGCCGGTCTACTCCGGCACTCCGCTGCGGTTCACCCGTACCACGCAGGTGCGGGCCCAGGCGTACCTGAGCGGCGCCCCGACCGGCGAGCCCGGCACCGCGATGTACGTCGCCCGCGCGGTGAACACCGCGCACGACCTGCCGGTACTGCTGCTCGACGCGTACGGGCGGGGCGCACCGGGGCGGGACTACATCGACACCGCCGTCATGCAGTTCTCCCCGGTGAACGGGACGACCTCGCTCTCCGCCGCGCCCAGCCTGGTCAGCCGGGGCGGCTTCCACCTGCGCGGGCAGTCCAGCGCGATGTTCCCGAAGACGCCGTACCGGCTGGAGCTGCGGGACAACGCCGACGACGACGTCGACCTGCCGCTGCTGGGCATGCCGGCCGACTCCGACTGGGTACTGCGCGGCCCGTACAGCGACAAGGCGCTGATCCGGGACGCCTTCATGCACGGCCTGGGCCAGGACATGGGCCTGTACGCCCCGCGCTACGCCTTCGCCGAGGTGTACGTGAACACCGACGCGAACCCGGTCGCCGCGAACGACTACCTCGGGGTCTACCTGATCGTCGAGACCATCAAGAACTCGAAGAACCGGCTCGACCTGAAGCAGCTCGACGAGGACGACGTCACGCTGCCGAAGCTGACCGGCGGATACATCTTCAAGTTCGAGTGGATGGCGGCGGAGGAGCCGACCCTGCCCTGCCAGGGCGCGGACGCGACCTGCTGGCACTACCTGGAGGTGGTCGACCCGGACCCGCTGCAACCCGCGCAGGCGGAGTGGCTGCGGCAGCACATCCAACAGTTCCACGACCTGTTGCGCAGTCCCGGATTCGCCGATCCGGTGACGGGATATTCGTCCTTCATCGACGTCGACTCCTTCGTCGACCAGCTCATCATCAACGAGTTCGGTCGGGGCATGGACGCCTACCTGCGCAGCGCGTACTTCCACAAGGACCGGGACAGCAAGATCGTCGCCGGTCCGCTCTGGGACTTCGACCTGACCTTCGGGGTGGGCGGCTTCTTCCAGAACGACCAGATCGCCGGCTGGCAGCACCAGCAGACCCGTACCCCGAGCGCGAACGACTGGTTCCAGCGGCTGCTCCAGGATCCGGCCTTCGTCAACCGGGTCAAGGTCCGCTGGCAGCAGCTCCGCCAGGGGGTACTCTCCAACGCCCAGCTCCAGGCCCGGATCGACCGGTTGACCGCCCCGCTGACCGCCGCCGCGCAGCGGAACTTCCAGCGCTGGCCGAACCTCAGCACCCGGATGGTCGGCCCGTTCATCACGCCGACCTCGCCGACCTGGCAGGGACAGGTGCAGTTCATGCGGGACTGGATGTTCCAGCGGGCGGCGTGGCTGGACACCACCGGCGGCTGGGGCTCCGGCGGGACCAACCCGACCACTCCGCCGACCACCAGGCCGCCGACCCCGCCGGCCAGCACCCCGCCGGCCACCGGCCCGACGTGTACGGCCGCCTACAGCGTCACCGGTCAGTGGACCGGCGGCTTCCAGGCCAGCGTACGGGTCACCGCCGGTTCGGCCGCGATCACCGGCTGGCGGGTCAACTGGACGTACGCCAACGGGCAGACGGTCAGCCAGTCCTGGGAGGCGACCGTGACCAGCAGCGGTGCGACGGTGACCGCGACCAATGCCGCGCACAACGGGGCGCTCGGCGCCGGGGCGAGCACCACCTTCGGGTTCCTCGGCACCTGGAACGGCACGAACAGCCTGCCCACACCCACCTGTACGGCGTCCTGACCACCCGCCGCGGGTAGCGGTACTCCTGCCGGCGTCGGCCTCCTGGCCGGCGCCGGCAGTGTGTTCCGGGTCACCCCGAGGAATCATCCGTGGCTACGGACGTGTTGTCGTCGATAGTTTCCCGATATATCGTTGAGCTATCAACGACAGTCTGAAGGAGGCCCACGTGGGTTTTCACCGAGGGTTCCACGCGATGCACGAGGCCCGGATGCGCGGCTTCGGCTTCCCGCCCGGCGGCTACGGCCACGGAGGCGGCCACGGCCGGGGTGGCGGCCGGGGACGCGGCGGCGGCCGGGGACGGCGACCGAACGTCCGCGCCGCCGTACTCGCCCTGCTGACCGAGCGCCCGATGCACGGCTACGAGATGATCCAGGAGCTGGACTCGCGTACCGGCGGCGCCTGGCGGCCGAGCCCGGGGTCCATCTATCCGACCCTGCAACTCCTGGAGGACGAGGGCCTGATCGCGGCCAGCACCGAGTCGAGCGGCGGCCGACGCCGCTTCGGGCTCACCGAGGCCGGGCAGGCGGAGGCCACTCAGGCGGCCGCGCAGCCGCCGTGGGCCGAGTTCGCCCAGGACACCATCAACAGTTGGCACGACATCCGGGAAGCCGGCTTCCAGGCGATGAACGCGCTGCGTCAGGTGATGATGACCGGCACCGACGACCAGCGGGAACGGGCCGCCCAGGTGCTCGACGAGACCCGGCGCAAGCTCTACGCCATCCTCGCCGAGTCGGATTCCGAGTCGGCGGAGTGAGCCGAAGCTCGGCCGGGCCGGCGGTTCCGCGCCGCGCCCGGCCGAGCGCAACGCTCAGCGCACCGTCACGATCGGCCTGGCGACGGTCAGTGCACCGTCACGATGGGCTTGGCGACCAGGTCGCGCAGCTCCTCGGGCAGTTCGGCACCCATCTCGTCGGCGAGCCGGACGGCCTCCTCGATCAGGGTCTCCACGATCTGCCCCTCGGGCACAGTCTTGATGACCTGGCCCTTGACGAAGATCTGCCCCTTGCCGTTGCCGGAGGCCACCCCGAGATCCGCTTCCCGCGCCTCGCCGGGACCGTTGACCACGCAGCCCATCACCGCCACCCGCAACGGCACCGGCAGCCCCTCCAGGCCGGCGGTGACCTCCTCGGCCAGCTTGTAGACGTCGACCTGGGCCCGGCCGCAGGACGGACAGGAGACGATCTCCAGGCCGCGCTCGCGCAGCCCGAGCGACTCCAGGATGGCGGCGCCGACCTTGATCTCCTCGACCGGTGGCGCGGAGAGCGAGACCCGGATGGTGTCGCCGATCCCCTCCGCGAGCAGCGCCCCGAAGGCGACCGCCGACTTGACGGTGCCCTGGAACGCCGGGCCCGCCTCGGTCACCCCGAGGTGCAGCGGATAGTCGCACTGCTCGGCCAACTGCCGGTACGCCCGGATCATCACCACCGGGTCGTTGTGCTTGACCGAGATCTTGATGTCCCGGAAGCCGTGCTCCTCGAAGAGCGAGCACTCCCAGAGCGCCGACTCGACCAGCGCCTCGGCGGTGGCCTTGCCGTACTTCGCCAGCAGGCGCTTGTCCAGCGAGCCGGCGTTCACCCCGATCCGGATCGGTATCCCGGCCGCCGAGGCCGCCGCAGCGATCTCCTTGACCTTGTCGTCGAACTGCCGGATGTTGCCCGGGTTCACCCGGACCGCCGCGCAGCCGGCGTCGATCGCCGCGAAGACGTACTTCGGCTGGAAGTGGATGTCGGCGATCACCGGGATCTGCGACTTCTTCGCAATCGCCGGCAGCGCCTCCACGTCGTCCTGGGACGGCACCGCCACCCGGACGATCTGGCAGCCGGAGGCGGTCAGCTCGGCGATCTGCTGGAGCGTCGAGTTGACGTCGGCGGTCAGGGTGGTGGTCATCGACTGCACGGAGACCGGGGCGCCGCCGCCGACCAGCACGGAACCGACCTTGATCTGCCGGCTGGCCCGCCGGGTCGCCAGCGGTGGCGGCGGTACGGCGGGCATGCCGAGGCTGACGGCGGTCACTCTGTCTTCACCTCTGGATCAGGGTTATCGGATTGACCACGTCGGCGGTGATGGTGAGCAGCGTGAACGCGCCGCCGATCAGGATCAAAGCGTACGTTACGGGCATCAGCTTGAAGTAGTCGACCCGCCCGGGGTCGGGCTTGCCGAGTCGGGCGAAGAGCCAGGACCGGGCCCGTTCGAACCAGGCGATGGCGATGTGTCCACCGTCCATCGGCAGCAGCGGGAGCAGGTTGAAGACGCCGATGAAGAAGTTCAGCGAGATGAAGAGGAGGACGAAGACCTCCCAGAGGCCGTGCTGGACCGCCTCGCCGCCGAGCCGGCTCGCCCCGACCACGCTGATCGGGGTGTCGATGTCCCGCTCCTCGCCGGTGATCGACGCCCAGAGGGCCGGAACCTTCTGCGGGATCCGTTGCAGCGCCTTGACGGTGTTGACCGCCATCTCGCCGGTGAAGTCGGCGGTGGCGCCGAAGGCACCGATCGGGCTGTAGGTGATCGTCGGCGGGGTACCGAGCCCGACGCCGAGAGCCGAAACCGGACCGGCCGGCCCGTCCGCCTGGTCCTGCGGCGGGCGCTGCACCTCGGCCAGGTTGACCTGGGCCTTCTGGGTCGCGCCGTCCCGCAGGTAGGTCACCTCCACCGGGCCGGGCTTGGTCGCCCGCACCGCGTCCAGCATCTGACCCCAGTTGGCCACCGGGATGGTGCCGATGCCGGTGATCACGTCACCGTCGCGCAGGCTGGCCTGGCCCGCCGGGCTCGCCGGGTCGCCGGCCTGGCAGGCCCGGGCCGCGTTCTCCTTGACCACGCAGGGCGCGATCTCGATCCGGGCCGGCTCGTTGCGGATCTCGGCGGTGGTGGTCGGATAGTCGGGGTTGGGCAGCCCCATGAAGATGGCGGCGAACCAGAGGGTGACGATGGCGAGGGTGAAGTGCGCCACCGAGCCGGCGGCCATCACCGCGGTCCGCTTCCAGAGCGGGTACCGCCACATCACCCGGGGCTCGTCCGCCGGGTCGACGTCGTCGTCCTGCGGCGTCATGCCGACGATCTTGCAGAAGCCACCCAGCGGGATCGCCTTGATGCCGTATTCGGTCTCACCTCGCCGGAACGACCAGACGGTGGGGCCGAAGCCGACGAAGTAGCGGGTGACCTTCATCCCGAACCGCTTGGCCACGAGCATGTGCCCGGCCTCGTGCAGGCTCACCGAGATCAGGATCCCCAGGGCGAACGCCACCACCCCGAGCAGATACAGCATCAGGCTCCTTCCACCGCTTCCGCGATGATCTCCTGGGCGTGCGCCCGCGCCCAGGACTCGGCGGCGAGCACCTCCTCGACGTTACCCGGTTCGGCAAAATCCGGGGCCGCCTCCAACACCCGCTCCAGCGTGTCGACGATGCCGAGGAACGGCAACCGGCCGGCGAGGAAGGCGGCGACGCACTCCTCGTTCGCCGCGTTGTAGATCGCCGGGCGGCAGCGGCCGGCCGCACCGGCCTGCTTCGCCA from Plantactinospora sp. BC1 carries:
- a CDS encoding RIP metalloprotease; translation: MLYLLGVVAFALGILISVSLHEAGHMLVAKRFGMKVTRYFVGFGPTVWSFRRGETEYGIKAIPLGGFCKIVGMTPQDDDVDPADEPRVMWRYPLWKRTAVMAAGSVAHFTLAIVTLWFAAIFMGLPNPDYPTTTAEIRNEPARIEIAPCVVKENAARACQAGDPASPAGQASLRDGDVITGIGTIPVANWGQMLDAVRATKPGPVEVTYLRDGATQKAQVNLAEVQRPPQDQADGPAGPVSALGVGLGTPPTITYSPIGAFGATADFTGEMAVNTVKALQRIPQKVPALWASITGEERDIDTPISVVGASRLGGEAVQHGLWEVFVLLFISLNFFIGVFNLLPLLPMDGGHIAIAWFERARSWLFARLGKPDPGRVDYFKLMPVTYALILIGGAFTLLTITADVVNPITLIQR
- the ispG gene encoding flavodoxin-dependent (E)-4-hydroxy-3-methylbut-2-enyl-diphosphate synthase, with translation MTAVSLGMPAVPPPPLATRRASRQIKVGSVLVGGGAPVSVQSMTTTLTADVNSTLQQIAELTASGCQIVRVAVPSQDDVEALPAIAKKSQIPVIADIHFQPKYVFAAIDAGCAAVRVNPGNIRQFDDKVKEIAAAASAAGIPIRIGVNAGSLDKRLLAKYGKATAEALVESALWECSLFEEHGFRDIKISVKHNDPVVMIRAYRQLAEQCDYPLHLGVTEAGPAFQGTVKSAVAFGALLAEGIGDTIRVSLSAPPVEEIKVGAAILESLGLRERGLEIVSCPSCGRAQVDVYKLAEEVTAGLEGLPVPLRVAVMGCVVNGPGEAREADLGVASGNGKGQIFVKGQVIKTVPEGQIVETLIEEAVRLADEMGAELPEELRDLVAKPIVTVH
- a CDS encoding CotH kinase family protein; this encodes MRTLGYYLAGVLVAAAIGPAAGPAPGWGDGSDRPASVAQETAAQTGGEAAAGAAGGSTDAAAEAQADPTGDITFSVPSGTFQGEVSVALGSTVSGAEVRYTTDGQPPSASSPVYSGTPLRFTRTTQVRAQAYLSGAPTGEPGTAMYVARAVNTAHDLPVLLLDAYGRGAPGRDYIDTAVMQFSPVNGTTSLSAAPSLVSRGGFHLRGQSSAMFPKTPYRLELRDNADDDVDLPLLGMPADSDWVLRGPYSDKALIRDAFMHGLGQDMGLYAPRYAFAEVYVNTDANPVAANDYLGVYLIVETIKNSKNRLDLKQLDEDDVTLPKLTGGYIFKFEWMAAEEPTLPCQGADATCWHYLEVVDPDPLQPAQAEWLRQHIQQFHDLLRSPGFADPVTGYSSFIDVDSFVDQLIINEFGRGMDAYLRSAYFHKDRDSKIVAGPLWDFDLTFGVGGFFQNDQIAGWQHQQTRTPSANDWFQRLLQDPAFVNRVKVRWQQLRQGVLSNAQLQARIDRLTAPLTAAAQRNFQRWPNLSTRMVGPFITPTSPTWQGQVQFMRDWMFQRAAWLDTTGGWGSGGTNPTTPPTTRPPTPPASTPPATGPTCTAAYSVTGQWTGGFQASVRVTAGSAAITGWRVNWTYANGQTVSQSWEATVTSSGATVTATNAAHNGALGAGASTTFGFLGTWNGTNSLPTPTCTAS
- a CDS encoding polyphosphate polymerase domain-containing protein → MTSTAVDCALPGHLDPIGLDELTERAALQTRVDRKYVLPLHEARAVVAQVGPDTLALEIDGRRSFEYRSVYFDTPELTSYLLTAQRRRRRFKVRTRTYLDSAECWLEVKTQGPRGNTVKDRLPYRADDETSLSPGRQFVDGVLARESIEIGDRVFAPVLVTRYRRSTLFLAATVSRVTIDTELTWEGDDGPLQLPGLAVVETKTGSTASWVDRLLWARGHRPTRISKYATGLAALRPDLPSAPWRRTLRRHFTFIGATDGHRSHLDVDRSGLSLVASAVRPANSSGTE
- a CDS encoding DUF4956 domain-containing protein — protein: MPQLALFAADIVAVTLLVFGLYFPRHRRRDLVAAYLGVNIGVMAVASSLGTSSAGTGLGLGLALFGVLSIIRLRSTELDQHEVAYYFSALALGILSALGGGPAWQVPTMMALILVVMFVGDHPRLFRSYQRQSMFLDSAITDHVALVAYLEQKLGARVHSASVQRLDLVNDTTLVDVRYSHPSVQRAVRNVTVSTGGVPR
- a CDS encoding PadR family transcriptional regulator, giving the protein MGFHRGFHAMHEARMRGFGFPPGGYGHGGGHGRGGGRGRGGGRGRRPNVRAAVLALLTERPMHGYEMIQELDSRTGGAWRPSPGSIYPTLQLLEDEGLIAASTESSGGRRRFGLTEAGQAEATQAAAQPPWAEFAQDTINSWHDIREAGFQAMNALRQVMMTGTDDQRERAAQVLDETRRKLYAILAESDSESAE